Proteins encoded within one genomic window of Pseudomonas cannabina:
- the rfbC gene encoding dTDP-4-dehydrorhamnose 3,5-epimerase, producing the protein MNVVATQLPEVLILEPRVFGDERGFFYESFNAKAFQEATGLTRQFVQDNHSRSQQGVLRGLHYQIENAQGKLVRVTVGKVLDVAVDIRRSSPNFGQWVGVELSAENARQLWVPEGFAHGFVVLSEHAEFLYKTTDYYTPSAERCIAWDDPDLAIDWQLDGQPSLSAKDQQGKRLKEADLFP; encoded by the coding sequence GTGAACGTAGTAGCCACACAATTGCCGGAAGTCCTTATTCTGGAACCCAGAGTTTTTGGTGATGAACGAGGCTTTTTCTATGAAAGCTTCAACGCCAAAGCCTTTCAGGAAGCTACCGGCCTGACCCGGCAGTTCGTGCAGGACAACCATTCGCGCTCGCAACAAGGCGTGCTGCGCGGCCTGCATTATCAGATCGAAAACGCCCAGGGCAAACTGGTGCGCGTCACCGTCGGCAAAGTGCTGGATGTGGCTGTGGACATCCGCCGCAGTTCGCCGAACTTCGGTCAGTGGGTCGGCGTCGAGCTGTCCGCTGAAAACGCCCGTCAGTTATGGGTTCCGGAAGGGTTTGCGCATGGCTTCGTGGTACTTAGCGAGCATGCCGAGTTCCTCTACAAGACCACCGACTACTACACGCCTTCGGCCGAGCGCTGCATCGCCTGGGACGACCCGGACCTGGCCATCGACTGGCAGCTGGACGGCCAGCCGAGTCTGTCGGCCAAGGATCAGCAAGGCAAACGCCTGAAAGAAGCCGATCTGTTTCCCTGA
- a CDS encoding aminotransferase, with translation MPLATLIRRSSLPCPDVSVDQARQLLAQHYGLSGVLSALGSQQDRNFLLQTDTRRYVLKICHGAYSTAELSAQHAALQHLGRHGAVNVPGVIRANDTEQLLSVEIDGQAVHVRVLEFIDGQSLGHAGHLSRAVVVGLGELCARVDLALADFAHPGLERILQWDPRHAHALIKHLLPVLKDAGARACVIEAAEQAHHRLLPLIAALPMQAVHLDITEHNVVWQRDGRRQWQIQGLIDFGDLLSTWRVADLSVTCAALLHHADGDPLYIVPAVVAYHALNPLKTEELQALWPLIVARSAVLVLSSEQQASVEPDNTYIQANLAGEWNIFDVATSLPMALMETAILQAVGMDLPSVEQPAYQPLLPGLQGLKPTQVDLGVLSEHFVAGNWEQSGIDEYLLSQAAGGHGLAVSRFGEYRLSRTLPDCAKEPETFALHVELHVPAETALHAPFNGTLRLTADAALLLVGDGITLKLWGVLPDAALSGQVQAGALIGQGGGSLLLQLCTAPELNPPLFTTPSWAAAWRRFCPSPSTLLGFDCDAPALEDAALLLARRDASFARSQKHYYQAPPQIERGWRNHLIDMHGRSYLDMLNNVAVLGHGHPRMAHEAARQWSLLNTNSRFHYAAIAEFSERLLKLAPDGMDRVFLVNSGTEANDLAIRLAWAFSGGRDMLSVLEAYHGWSVATDAISTSIADNPQALSTRPDWVHPVTAPNTYRGPFRGADSAPEYVRSVDQVLVTLAGQARQVAGFICEPVYGNAGGISLPPGYLQQVYQNVRAVGGVCIADEVQVGYGRLGHYFWGFEEQGVVPDIITLAKGMGNGHPLGAVITRREIAEALEAEGYFFSSSGGSPVSCRIGMAVLDVMEEEKLRDNARIVGDHFKARLQAFADKHPLVGAVHGMGFYLGVELVRDRQTLEPASEETARLCERLRELGIFMQPTGDYLNILKIKPPMCTTRQSVDFFVDNVSKVLYELE, from the coding sequence ATGCCGCTCGCCACGCTTATCCGCCGCTCCAGCCTGCCTTGCCCCGATGTCAGTGTGGATCAGGCGCGGCAATTGCTCGCGCAACATTACGGGCTGAGCGGCGTGTTGAGCGCCTTGGGGAGCCAACAGGATCGTAACTTTTTGCTGCAAACCGACACGCGGCGGTACGTTCTTAAAATCTGCCATGGCGCTTATTCGACTGCCGAACTGAGCGCCCAGCACGCGGCCTTGCAACACCTCGGCCGCCACGGCGCTGTCAACGTGCCTGGCGTGATCCGTGCCAATGATACCGAGCAATTGTTGTCCGTCGAGATCGATGGGCAGGCGGTGCATGTGCGCGTGCTAGAATTTATCGACGGGCAATCGTTGGGGCACGCCGGGCATCTGAGCCGCGCGGTCGTGGTCGGGCTTGGCGAGCTGTGCGCGCGGGTCGATCTGGCGCTGGCCGATTTCGCACACCCAGGCCTTGAGCGTATTCTGCAATGGGACCCGCGTCATGCCCATGCGCTGATCAAGCATCTGTTGCCGGTGCTCAAGGATGCCGGCGCCCGCGCCTGCGTGATCGAGGCGGCAGAGCAGGCTCATCATCGTTTGTTGCCATTGATTGCGGCGCTACCGATGCAGGCGGTGCATCTGGACATCACCGAGCACAACGTGGTCTGGCAACGTGATGGTCGCCGTCAATGGCAGATACAGGGGCTGATCGATTTCGGTGATCTGCTCAGCACCTGGCGAGTGGCCGATCTGTCGGTCACCTGCGCCGCACTGCTGCACCACGCCGATGGCGATCCGCTGTACATCGTGCCTGCGGTGGTTGCTTATCACGCGCTCAATCCACTGAAGACCGAAGAGTTGCAGGCGCTCTGGCCGCTGATCGTCGCCCGCTCTGCCGTGCTGGTGCTCAGTAGCGAGCAACAGGCGAGTGTCGAGCCTGACAACACTTATATTCAGGCCAATCTGGCGGGCGAATGGAACATTTTTGACGTTGCCACTTCGCTGCCAATGGCGTTGATGGAGACGGCAATCCTGCAGGCCGTGGGGATGGATTTACCTTCCGTCGAGCAGCCAGCTTACCAACCGCTGCTGCCCGGTCTGCAAGGGCTCAAGCCGACACAGGTCGATCTGGGCGTGCTCAGCGAGCATTTCGTGGCAGGCAATTGGGAGCAGAGCGGGATTGATGAATATTTGCTCTCGCAAGCGGCCGGTGGTCACGGGCTGGCGGTCAGCCGTTTTGGTGAGTACCGCCTGTCACGCACTCTGCCTGACTGCGCGAAGGAGCCTGAAACATTCGCGTTGCACGTCGAACTGCATGTACCGGCCGAGACAGCGCTGCATGCGCCGTTCAACGGCACGCTGCGCCTGACCGCCGATGCTGCGTTGCTGCTGGTCGGCGACGGCATCACGTTGAAACTGTGGGGCGTGCTGCCGGATGCTGCGTTGTCTGGTCAGGTTCAGGCTGGCGCGCTGATCGGGCAGGGAGGCGGCTCGCTGCTGCTGCAATTGTGTACGGCGCCAGAGCTCAACCCGCCGCTGTTCACCACACCGTCATGGGCCGCTGCCTGGCGCCGGTTTTGCCCATCACCCTCGACCTTGCTGGGCTTCGATTGCGACGCGCCAGCACTGGAAGATGCCGCGCTGTTGCTGGCGCGTCGTGATGCCAGTTTTGCCCGTTCGCAGAAACACTATTATCAGGCACCGCCGCAGATCGAGCGCGGCTGGCGCAATCATTTGATCGACATGCACGGCCGCTCGTATCTGGACATGCTGAATAACGTCGCGGTCCTCGGCCATGGCCATCCGCGCATGGCCCACGAAGCGGCTCGGCAGTGGTCATTGCTCAACACCAACTCGCGTTTTCATTACGCGGCGATTGCCGAGTTTTCCGAACGCCTGCTCAAGCTGGCACCTGACGGCATGGACCGGGTGTTTCTGGTCAACAGCGGCACCGAGGCCAATGATTTGGCAATCCGGCTGGCGTGGGCCTTCAGCGGCGGGCGCGACATGCTCAGTGTCTTGGAGGCCTATCACGGCTGGTCGGTGGCGACCGATGCCATTTCCACTTCAATCGCCGACAACCCGCAGGCACTCAGCACCCGGCCGGACTGGGTGCACCCGGTCACCGCACCCAACACGTATCGCGGGCCGTTTCGTGGCGCGGACAGTGCGCCGGAGTATGTTCGCAGCGTCGATCAGGTGCTGGTAACGCTGGCCGGGCAAGCGCGCCAGGTGGCGGGGTTCATCTGCGAACCGGTGTACGGCAATGCAGGCGGTATTTCGTTGCCGCCTGGCTATCTGCAACAGGTCTATCAGAACGTTCGCGCGGTCGGCGGTGTGTGCATCGCCGATGAAGTGCAGGTGGGTTATGGCCGTCTCGGTCATTATTTCTGGGGCTTTGAAGAGCAGGGCGTGGTGCCGGACATCATCACTCTGGCCAAAGGCATGGGCAACGGCCATCCGCTGGGCGCGGTCATCACCCGTCGCGAGATTGCCGAGGCGTTGGAGGCCGAGGGCTATTTCTTCTCGTCCTCCGGTGGCAGCCCGGTGAGTTGCCGGATCGGCATGGCGGTGCTGGATGTCATGGAAGAAGAAAAGCTGCGGGACAACGCGCGGATTGTCGGTGATCACTTCAAGGCGCGATTGCAGGCGTTTGCCGATAAACATCCGCTGGTGGGCGCGGTGCACGGCATGGGTTTCTACCTGGGCGTGGAACTGGTTCGCGACCGCCAGACCCTCGAACCCGCCAGCGAAGAAACCGCCCGGCTCTGCGAGCGCTTGCGCGAACTGGGCATCTTCATGCAGCCCACCGGCGATTACCTGAACATCCTGAAAATCAAACCCCCGATGTGCACCACCCGCCAGAGTGTGGATTTTTTCGTCGATAACGTGTCGAAGGTCCTTTACGAACTGGAATAG